The genomic interval aaagttaggctactgtaattaacattatggtaaattaacacccataagtatttctagactaaaatattgcaaagcgatttggttactttatttgtcttgcttttatcagttgtaacatagtcaaaacgttaagaatgtcataacagaacatgaaataataacttagctgccacacttagaagctagctattctagctaacgtttatcgtagctcatagtgctagggctaatgtaactcgtcagtttgtacgttgcccagtgaataaacttacttcttaggcctacatgtcttaagttaaagaattgaaagaaataggaaataaaaaaacttgaacggtattatctgtttacattcagatcttgccaaagactttgcctaagtgctatctgccgtcctgttcagtctatggttgctatagcaaccgctgctgtgcttcatacactgaggagataagcatgcaattgtggttgaaatactcccgaaacacaaagaaaacaaaccaaaatatatctatgcaagaacatgggatgttgttgtattccaaacaatacgccaacagtcgtggaagggcattactacggttaaatcttactataatctcctagctgtgcgatatgtcccattacaacccattgatttgattcgtgttcttgccgtccactaggctattttgctgtggcgcgaacaaaacgtgacgtcacttgcaaggggtcaATATAGGGAAGGTTATTTTTGTCCATGGTGTTGTGGTTGGAGGATAAGGGAATAGACTTATCTTTTTGTGCTCAGATAGatagtgtgtgtaaacatgttcCTTAAATTAGGACATAGTCGGTAAAATATGTTTATCCTGACTAATCTGAACAAAACAGGAGCTCAAAGATCGGCCCATAGCCGAGTACTTGAGATTTGAGATGACCTCCTTTTAAACTAGACCAAACAGCCAGCACAACAAGCCTTTTCCATCAGGTGTGCTCTTTCATAGGGTCAGACGTGTTCATATCATTGTTTAGTAGATGATTGATGCATTATTTTTCTTGATACTTCAGAAAATCCAGTTTGTGTACCCCAGATCCTTAGAGGATCTGCTACTGAACGTGGCCTCCTTACATGAGCAGGCCTCAGGGGCAGCTGCTGCCCCGTCTCTAGTGCTGGTGGACGGGCTGGACGCTTACCTGCGTGGGATGGGCGAAGGTGCCAGAGGACctcagagagaggagatgagtgcCACAGCGCACCTGGCAGCTCTGCTGACCGACACGTCCTCCTTTTTCAACCCCATGCATGAGAAAGCGGAGGCGAGTAGAGGTACGGATAGGGGTGCTGCGCTTCCGTGCCGTGTCATCGTGTCCTTCCACTCTGACTGGGAAGCAGCGACTACTGATCCTGTGTTGTCGGTGCTAGATCGTTACATACCAACACGCTGCACCTTGGTTCAGGACTTGCGTTCCATGGCTGGTGGGGATGAGTTACTGCATGATTGGCAGGTGCATCTCTCTGGGGCAGGGGTTAGTCCTGGGGCTGCCAACAGACTGCAGTGGCATTTAGCTGTTCATGCCAATGGTGCTATGAAGTTTTCTCTAACCAGCAAACTGAGAGAGCCTAGAGACTCAGACCAGCAAAGGGAAGGGGTTCAAAATCAGTTGCATTCTACATAGTATTAAACTCCCCCTCTTTCCTGTTAAATGGAAGACTGAAGAGGTAGCgaaatatgtatgtatatatatatatatatgtatgtatatatatacactgtatattagagagagagagagagagactaaagtTAAAGGAAAAAAGTGTTTGTTTAGGTGAAAACTTATTGTCATCAGCAATATTGTCGTCTGCTATTACACAAAGAAAAGAAGACACAATTAATTGGGATGAAGTTTATGTATTGTAAGTATAAAAATGGTTCAGTGTGTTTACATCTGACAGTCTTTGTCTGTATAGAATAATAAGTTATTTACACAAATATCATTCtttgaaacagttttaaaacaaattaaaatgttaGAATGTAAGAAAAGTACATATTTATAGAAAGTACAATAATTCCATGTGATAAAATTACCAAAAAAACTGACAAGAGAATTCACAAACATTCTGTTGATCATAGTCCTGTTTCGTTTTACTTGCAGTGTGTGGTACTATGATATTTGTTTATAAATTGATATTTATATTTACATGTTTTGTGTTATTCAATACAACAGTCACAAGAGACATGTCTTAGATCACAAGTCTACATGAAGGTGAACATGAAGGAGGTTAACTAACTGAAAGCTTTGGTCTGGCCCTCAAGAAAAAAGAGAAGGCAGAGCTACTTACAGAGTTATTCATATAGTGTATTTCTGGATATGAAACAAAATTACATACAAATATATTGAATGAAATATCACATGACACAACAAGGTAAAAAAATCTTGACAAAATAAACACAGTTTTTACTGCAAATTTGCAAAATTCAAACTGGCATCCTCTGGAGATACTTGCTAGCTATTGGCTACTGAGAGAATGCCTTGAAATATTTTTGAATGTCTCCAGGGTCAAGGCAAATAAATGTCTTTGAAAACAACATTACAGATATAGGTATTCTGTGCAATTTTTATGAAACTATAGTCTGGGCTGTTTTATGATGAATTACAATTACAAACAATTATAATCACACTGCTGCTTATTAAAAATAAGTCACTTATAAGTGATGCTGAAAAGCTTTACATTAATTAATAGCAAAAGCAGACATTTTTATTGTGTTCTCATAACAAATATATTAACAGTTTGTAAAAACAACCCATGAGAAATCGGGCCACAAAAATGGGATACCCAGTGACTTTATAGAGTGAATATACTCAACCTGTCTGCAAGCTGGAGATAAGTGTCAGAGAAAAGTCTGATATCAACTCTCTTCTCTTATTCCACATCCTACAGTAATGCTTATTTGTCTGATGTGTGTAATTGTATTATAAAGAACACTGACAATTTTaacaatgacaacaaaaaaGTACATGAAGTTATTAAAAAATgatgaaataaagaaaaaaaattatgcctaaaacaacattaacaacatttgacattgacatttacatGGTTATTAAATAATAATGACTAAATTCATGATCACAGTAATAGCTGCATGAGCAGCTCTCACACTATGCCAAAATGGCACATTCACATTATGGCAAAATTCATTATTTCAATAGCTGGGTTTCCATTAAACTTTTTAATGCACATTTTGACCATTCAAAGAAGTAGTTCTGATTGGAAGCACTCGAAATTTGCTTAAGATCTTTTCATGCGAATAGACATTTGATACACAAAAGTGAGTGGATAAACGCTCGATTTGTACAAGTAATAATGTGACTAAGTTTGGTGGATTGGATGCATACAGATGCACATTTTCTTTAACTGAATTGTGCACATAAGCAAATGAGCTGAATGGACACCCAGTTATTGATTCCTCTGCCTTCACCCAGTTTTTGATTCCTCTGCTTTTTTATCTATTGTCAAAGACTTCATctgttgtttgtgtgtccgCTTCAGCTTCAATACTAGAAGCTGAAGACAGGTGCATATGGCAGGTGCACATCAACAGAAAAAAAGCTCATAATGTCCTCTTCTTTTAGTGGAAATCCACTTCTGCCCTTCCCTGAAAGCTTATGTTTGGTGTTTCGAAGCTGCAGAGTCCATGAGGTCAGCCCTCAGGAGCCCATTGGCCCCCATAAGTGGCCAGTGTTTGTGGAGGGGCAGCTCGTTTTTATACTCGTTGGTGTAGATGACCCTGGGCTTGTGTTTCCGCTCTGCATCCGCGATCTGGCTGGAGCTCATGGGGCTGTAGTCCATGGACACTCCTGAGTCAGCCACGGCCATGTAGGTGTAGCTGGGGCCGTGTGGCGGCCAGGTCTGGTTGGGGTACTCCAAGCTGGACTGTGCAGACAGTCGGCCCGAGCCGGAGCTCTGCTGCATGGAGCCCAGGTCAGAGTGAGATGTGGACGACCTGGTTCCTGTCCCTGCGAATAGAGTCTGCAGAGGTATGGACTCCTCCAGGATGTCCTCCAGGCCACCCCCTTCCTTTCCTGGcgtctcctcttcttcctcggGCTTCTGCGAGTTGTTGAGGGAGACGTAGGCGTCCTGGGACTCCAGGAGAGAGGACTGGGAGAGGGGGGCCGGGTGTTGATGCAGGTTCCGAAGGTGCTCCAGCATCCAAGCCTCATGCTGCAGCTCAGCCCACCTGTGCGGAGAGTCTCTCTTCACCTCATGCTCGCCCACCTCCAGTCGCCTGGCTCCATCAGCCTCTGCGCCCTGAGTGTCCTTGGGAGGTGAAACGCGACTAGCCGGGGTCGGTCTGACGGTGACCTCCGAGAGCACCTCCAGCGGAGCCACAGGCTCCTCCATGTAGTAGTGGATTGGGATCCACCTCATACTGCCAGTGCTTTGGTTCATCCATTCCTGTACAGACAAGACAAGTATTACTCTATGTGTCCGTACATCAGGGCTCGAATTACGCGGGAGCCAGAGGGACccgagctcccatagagtgaggactggctcccatgaaagcaacaaagtcaaaaatctaagggggtctctcatatctgaaggtgtctggcattgtaatttaatcttaaacaaccgctcattatccattcctgtgcgatctcttaccattaaatttaaaaaatatgctactacgggacgtagacctacactacgctcttgaacgcagcatgacacttcaccaccacaccactagactatatgagcaaaccgtatcgatttgacagcactcgcaaatctgaagaagtcaccctgctttgatgtgagtgttttgtctatttgcataggcgttcattgggctagcctacgtggtttgatacgtgctgaaaagtcctgtttggtgttgaacttgcgcttcacctattctatgttgattgacaaagccataaatgatggcccataatgcagcctacaatgattgtgttgtctaatgatctagctatcctctgccattcagagctccggaaagttcccagctattttgaaacacctgttagcaatctctgatgtcggaatattcaatggctacccgacaatatctcagtgcaaactccaaaattgttcgtctattaattttctacggttcaacacattagcctactagaacatagtttggctggctttattcatttctgccagttagtgctttttcccctgtgtataggttacactacatgcattattgtgtttgacactgaggatagcctatctgagacgggggtctggtttaaatgagttacgttgtgaaattgagaatggcacagactaaatcgtttagtctatttctttgtattgtgaaattgaaatgagatatggactattataatcaataatatgttgaaattaattaaaagtaatcaatttctatgaaaaatctatgtctgttgtgtgcgtgtggtaaagcctaggcctaccgtgcgcatatactgcgcaaaagcgccacttgcgcctaggctatttcattgtatcgccttgttaggctatacgcggggtgtgccaactttttatgagatagagagacccccttaaagacaaaaagataattcgagccctgccTTACATGCACCCTGTTTATGTGTTTTCAAGTTGCATCACTACTGCACAGTGGAGTTGTATAGTATAGAATTGGCATATAAGGTCTGCAATACCTGGAAATCCCCTTTGTAGACAGTAAAGAGATCAGGGAATTTGCTTTCAGGGCTTGGAATGGTGGGCCACAAGACCTTTGAAAGGAACCTAAGGGCAAAGGCATATCAGTGGAAATCCTTAAATGCTGGTCTAACATTGAATATATTCATACTGTTTATTTATGCACATAATGAGTTGTAAAACTTGACTGACTTGCGATGGTTCAAGAAGATGGTCAAAGAGAGCAGAAGGAAGATGAAGGAGATTATGAGGCTCATTGATAATATTAGGGGGTCCGTCTCTGtcataaaacaaaaacagtttACAGGTGTTAAAACATGTACGTCACAGAAGTCATGAAGATGTCACATGATTATTATGTAGCAATGacagctgtctgtctgtggaaCTTAAGTCCTGATCATAATACTGGTCTACTCCAGTATGTCTCAAGAACTAAACAGAGGACtgaaagacagaagagggactaaacaaacaaaaaagttgCAATCACCATTGGGTATCCTAATCGTCACTGGATCTGACCAGGCACTCCACCAGCCATTGAAGCCTGAGCTCTGAGGCCGAGCGCGGGCCCTCACCGAGTAATTGGCACCTGGCAGCAGGTTTTGGAGGAGCAGGTCTGTTTTGCTGCGCACCACGTCACGCTGTGAGAGGGTGGAAATTGATACCGTTAGGGTGCTTTCCTTTGCATGCTGTTATTTGTATAAGTATTGATAAGAAGACAACACTGGTTTCATGTTGTCTGTCTAACTTGGCAAGAAAGAATGATTGTTGGGATCTCTGCAAAACATGACAAGAAGTCATTGCCCACCCAATGATGTAATACATTTCTACACccaattatatatataaaaaatgtcTTCAACAAACTCCACTAAGCTTTCCACAAAAAACGTGTGTATTTTTTAAAGACCATTGATCCTAGGAGCAAAGTGACTCACCTTTCCCATCTGGCTTCCTCTAACAGCATAGCTAATCTCGTACTGCAGGTCTCCATCAATGAAGACTGGTTGCACCCAGTTCACCTTCAGCTGGCCTGGCTTTGCTGTTGTTCTCAGTGTCAGGTTGCCTGGAGGATCTAGTAAGACTGAACCACACATAGTGGGGAAGGGAAGTCAAGTGCAGTACCAAAGTGCCCCAAACTTCACCAAAATCAGCCATAAAGTGGCATTACTAACCCCCAACACAGAATAACTAACAGGGCATTTAATTTAGCATTTGTTACAAAGACCTTGTGGAAGTTAGTTATTCAAATAGTTATTTGAAAATATGACCAGGGGACTTACTGATGTGATCATTGAAGACAGTGCGGTTGTGGATTAGTTGCTCACCACGCAGCACTTCTATGGAGAGTGGAACGTATAGTGTAGCTTGAAAATTATCACAAGAATAGAATGTCCTCCCGCCACCAATAGAGAAGACTGTAACAGGACAGACTGCAGCGCCACAGTATCTGTGGAAGACATGACCGCCATAGTCAAAATGCAGCTTGCTGGCAAACTGCCATATCGCCAAATTGGCTCATGCCAAAACTCTTACTCCATCaagacattctctattctcatTTATGCATTAACAGGGAATAGGGACAGTTGCATCCAAACTGCAATATAGGACATTCAAATAGGATGCTGTAAAGTCACTTACGGGTATGTATATCTGAATGTATACTGATCTGCGGTCCCATtgtcctcatccctctcttcccaaAAGCAAAAGATTTGAACTGTCCCATTCAGGAAACATTTAGGATCATTTTTCTCATACTGAAGCAACATGTTCACTGCAAAAAGAGATATTATGTCAAGTAACCCCATTGTAGTGCTATTTAAGTTTCATTAAAGCAGCACATTTTTACTTTGTCTTTAAAGCCTTCAAGAAAATATATGTGAGTGCATAGTGTAAGACACTGAAAGCTGATAACATTGTCTCTACATTAAGGaaataacaaaaacaagcaGGAGCTGCTGTTGGAAGTGAGTTCTACTGGTAAAAGGCCTACCTTTCACTTCAAGTTCCTTTGAGACCTCCGCAATTGAGTCTTTGGAGATGCAGAGGAGAAAACAAAACGCCAACACCCTTGCTAGGCTGACATTTGTCATTTTTTGATCATCTGTTTGAACGAAAATTGAATTGCATTTTTTTGGGGTGTATAATTTAGTGCCTTTATTCCCCTGGTTACGTCTGTCGTCTGTGGTTGTCCACAGCGTTACCATAAGATAGCCCCCCATGGACTGCGCAACACCGTCACACACGCCTGCATCGAAGGAGATAAGCAAGAGCTTACAAGCTGTTTACCTTTTTTTCTTACATTTCTTACATCGTAGGCGGGACCTTGAAAAGTTATGTCGTTTCACACTTGTGTGGGAGGAGCCACTGTGCTCAATAATTTCATTGATGTTTACAATCCTTCTTTGCCTTGACTGTTATGTAACATGGAGAAAATATATCTTAACAATAACATTCTAAACATGATTATACCAGTTTATGTCTAGGTATGGAAACACTAAAGGCACATTTCAACTAATTGAATAACTCAGAAACTGCAGGTGGATTAGCCTAACCAGTAGAATGTTGGATCATGCGCAATCCACGAGGGCACCTTCCACGAAGATTGGGAGCTGGTGAGCGCTGAGTAAACGGTCTTTTATCAGGCGAGCGCAACCCACTGTTTTTAAGCTCAACCTGCGTTATCAGCAGTGCACGTGGTCATGTCTCTGGGTGTCAGATAAGCCGAATGTTGCGACCCAAAGCAACCCGCCTTCTACAGCCCCAGGGGAAAAAACAATATTGTTTGGCATCATCCTGTCCGTTAATCTGCCACAAACTGACCAGCTAGAGCACTAATTTACTTAACTGGATACCAACATTGATCTTGACGAGGGGTGTTTTGGAAGTCTACAGACATTTGTCTCCATAAATAATTCAATACAACATACTCCAACAGTCAGTTAGCCTTCTGCTGGGTAACAGGAAAGCACATGAGGGGGACAATGGGTTGGAGAATGGAGTGTGGTTTTCGAGGTGGTTACAAACAAGGATGTGGTATGTCCAGCTATAAATTAGGCAACATGCCATCAAATAAAAAcgtcatgtatgtgtgtgtttgtaataacATGATAATTTAcagagacaaacaaaacaattccCTTTTACAAtacttattatttttatttatgtaaaCAAATGTGTCAATACATTTCAATTGGCAAAGATTTTTCTacacttttttaaaaagacattCCCAAATCTCATCCCATCTCACAAAATACAAGGAAATAAACAGTACTTTTCTGCCACTTTTGCAAACCACTGTATGAGACTGAATGTGACATACGCAAATGCATTACAACAAAAGTAAAAACGTTTAACAAATCTCAAATTTGTGTCAGAATCTGACCGCAACAAGTAGACTAATTTGAATCAACAttgttacatttacatttgtctAAACAGTTGCTGTGTGGGGTAAATATAACACGTAAATATGTAGGCATGTGCCTTTAGCTTCCACCCCCTAGAAGGCATTAATGCTATGTGAAAGAGATCCAGTGTGTATCTTTAAACTTCAGTGTATTACTAAAACGAACAAGCATTTGAGCTAAACACACAAGAGTGCAATAGTGTCCCACCaacaacacacagaaacatgttCCACATGCCTCGCACAATCTGTGAGTTAAAAACCGTCATAAAGCAATGGATCTTTGGCACCACACACATAGGACAAGGAAACACATTTGCTGCTCTTCCTGGAACAAGAAAAAGTTACCAAGTAAATATGTAgtgttaattcagtgtgtactGATTAGTGTCCGTGGAACAGCAAAAGAAAGTTGTCTGTGTtctattatttttttgtgttatgtcataattcttgtgttatgtattttctgATTGCCTCGAAATTCAAGAGGGTCATAGCCAATACAGGGCTACTTAAACAGGGTAACTGATTGGTGAGTACACCTCCCTTCTGAAGAGTGTGAGGTACAGTCATCACTATCACTGGGTCTACGGACTGTGTGAACCCTGGTGTTAAGAGAGAAGCTTAAGGACACATACAATTTACACATGAAATTCAGACACACTTGCATGTGTCTTCAGCTTTTAGAACTCCATCTAACAAAATCAAGATatggtttaaaaaaaagagatgaATATAAAGAAGTCATCTTAAGCCTAATTAACACCAAAGATTCGTGAcgagatgagctgcaacattctataAACCAGCAACTTGCTGCAATGTTCTATAACCTTGCAACTGCGACTAGACACggtgaatgctttgcgacggcttTCAACAGCTGGCAACGACGTGCAACGTTTAATTCTCACCTCTGCAACGGTTTCGTTTCGTCGCGAATCTTTGGTGTAAATTGGGCTTAAGGTAGTATGCAGTCATACATATTCCACTACTAAGATTATACACACAACAACAAGGTGACATTCCACATCCACTGAGATGAAACCACTAAAAAGAATTGTGCATCTTCATTATGATTGAATTGCAGTCCATCGATGTACAGTTAGCCATCTCACAGATATCCTGCACAGCAATAGATATTTCTGTGCCAATTGCAATCTTGTTAAAGAATGCAAACAACGGTGAGGTTATTTTCTATCTTCCTTTTGTAACCATGTGGGGTGCGTATTTCAGATATGACACAAGGTAAGGGACAGAGTTGGGAGAGGCCAAAACGAACGCTACGGAGCGAGAGAAACTGAGGCGGTGCAGAGCAGATAGGGACACGCAGACACAATGCAGCACATGGCTGAGATAAAAGCATACCACAATGACTCCTCCAAAACTGAAGTGACTGACTTGGGACTAGAGTGCCTATAGATATTTCTGTGCCAATTGCAATCTTGTTAAAGAATGCAAACAACGGTGAGGTTATTTTCTATCTTCCTTTTGTAACCATGTGGGGTGCGTATTTCAGATATGACACAAGGTAAGGGACAGAGTTGGGAGAGGCCAAAACGAACGCTACGGAGCGAGAGAAACTGAGGCGGTGCAGAGCAGATAGGGACACGCAGACACAATGCAGCACATGGCTGAGATAAAAGCATACCACAATGACTCCTCCAAAACTGAAGTGACTGACTTGGGACTAGAGTGC from Alosa sapidissima isolate fAloSap1 chromosome 3, fAloSap1.pri, whole genome shotgun sequence carries:
- the swsap1 gene encoding ATPase SWSAP1 produces the protein MAAILEAVFRRHGCSTTTSSGDASVLCHSSTECSSVVVVGERGVSSALLFLTAVTAATELGHRVMFYTHTAIQKFPIPVKESVTSLKPDSLKKIQFVYPRSLEDLLLNVASLHEQASGAAAAPSLVLVDGLDAYLRGMGEGARGPQREEMSATAHLAALLTDTSSFFNPMHEKAEASRGTDRGAALPCRVIVSFHSDWEAATTDPVLSVLDRYIPTRCTLVQDLRSMAGGDELLHDWQVHLSGAGVSPGAANRLQWHLAVHANGAMKFSLTSKLREPRDSDQQREGVQNQLHST
- the epor gene encoding erythropoietin receptor isoform X1, whose product is MGGYLMVTLWTTTDDRRNQGNKGTKLYTPKKCNSIFVQTDDQKMTNVSLARVLAFCFLLCISKDSIAEVSKELEVKVNMLLQYEKNDPKCFLNGTVQIFCFWEERDEDNGTADQYTFRYTYPYCGAAVCPVTVFSIGGGRTFYSCDNFQATLYVPLSIEVLRGEQLIHNRTVFNDHIILLDPPGNLTLRTTAKPGQLKVNWVQPVFIDGDLQYEISYAVRGSQMGKRDVVRSKTDLLLQNLLPGANYSVRARARPQSSGFNGWWSAWSDPVTIRIPNETDPLILSMSLIISFIFLLLSLTIFLNHRKFLSKVLWPTIPSPESKFPDLFTVYKGDFQEWMNQSTGSMRWIPIHYYMEEPVAPLEVLSEVTVRPTPASRVSPPKDTQGAEADGARRLEVGEHEVKRDSPHRWAELQHEAWMLEHLRNLHQHPAPLSQSSLLESQDAYVSLNNSQKPEEEEETPGKEGGGLEDILEESIPLQTLFAGTGTRSSTSHSDLGSMQQSSGSGRLSAQSSLEYPNQTWPPHGPSYTYMAVADSGVSMDYSPMSSSQIADAERKHKPRVIYTNEYKNELPLHKHWPLMGANGLLRADLMDSAASKHQT
- the epor gene encoding erythropoietin receptor isoform X2, producing MGQFKSFAFGKRGMRTMGPQISIHSDIHTQVLRGEQLIHNRTVFNDHIILLDPPGNLTLRTTAKPGQLKVNWVQPVFIDGDLQYEISYAVRGSQMGKRDVVRSKTDLLLQNLLPGANYSVRARARPQSSGFNGWWSAWSDPVTIRIPNETDPLILSMSLIISFIFLLLSLTIFLNHRKFLSKVLWPTIPSPESKFPDLFTVYKGDFQEWMNQSTGSMRWIPIHYYMEEPVAPLEVLSEVTVRPTPASRVSPPKDTQGAEADGARRLEVGEHEVKRDSPHRWAELQHEAWMLEHLRNLHQHPAPLSQSSLLESQDAYVSLNNSQKPEEEEETPGKEGGGLEDILEESIPLQTLFAGTGTRSSTSHSDLGSMQQSSGSGRLSAQSSLEYPNQTWPPHGPSYTYMAVADSGVSMDYSPMSSSQIADAERKHKPRVIYTNEYKNELPLHKHWPLMGANGLLRADLMDSAASKHQT